One genomic region from Peromyscus eremicus chromosome 20, PerEre_H2_v1, whole genome shotgun sequence encodes:
- the Mtss1 gene encoding protein MTSS 1 isoform X4, which translates to MCMRHRSIEAKLRQFSSALIDCLINPLQEQMEEWKKVANQLDKDHAKEYKKARQEIKKKSSDTLKLQKKAKKGRGDIQPQLDSALQDVNDKYLLLEETEKQAVRKALIEERGRFCAFISMLRPVIEEEISMLGEITHLQTISEDLKSLTMDPHKLPSSSEQVILDLKGSDYSWSYQTPPSSPSTTMSRKSSVCSSLNSVNSSDSRSSGSHSHSPSSHYRYRSSNLAQQAPVRLSSVSSHDSGFISQDAFQSKSPSPMPPEAANQLSNGFSHYSLSSESHAGPVGAGPFPYCLPASRLLPRVTSVHLPDYAHYYTIGPGMFPSSQIPSWKDWAKPGPYDQPLVNTLQRRKEKREPDSNGGGPPATGGPPAAAEEGQRPRSMTMSAATRPGEEMEACEELALALSRGLQLDTQRSSRDSLQCSSGYSTQTTTPCCSEDTIPSQGTRRPACCPAFRAVPVSDYDYFSVSGDQEAEQQEFDKSSTIPRNSDISQSYRRMFQAKRPASTAGLPTTLGPAMVTPGVATIRRTPSTKPSVRRGTMGAGPIPIKTPVIPVKTPTVPDLPGVLPSPPDGPEERGEHSPESPSVGEGPQGVPNIPSSLWSGQASVNPPLPGPKPCIPEEHRQAIPESEAEDQERDPPSATVSPGPIPDSDPADLSPRESPQGEDMLNAIRRGVKLKKTTTNDRSAPRFS; encoded by the exons AATATAAGAAAGCTCGCCAAGAGATAAAGAAGAAGTCCTCTGACACCCTGAAACTGCAGAAGAAGGCAAAGAAAG GGAGAGGTGACATCCAGCCTCAGTTGGACAGCGCTCTCCAGGACGTCAACGATAAGTATCTGCTCttggaagaaacagagaagcagGCCGTGCGCAAAGCGCTGATTGAAGAGCGTGGCCGGTTCTGCGCTTTCATCTCTATGCTGCGGCCAGTGATT GAGGAAGAGATCTCCATGTTGGGGGAAATTACCCACCTTCAGACCATCTCGGAGGACCTGAAGAGCCTGACCATGGACCCTCACAAACTGCCCTCCTCCAGCGAACAG GTGATTTTGGACTTGAAAGGTTCTGATTACAGTTGGTCGTATCAGACGCCACCCTCTTCACCCAGCACGACCATGTCCAGAAAGTCAAGTGTCTGCAG CAGCCTGAACAGCGTCAACAGCAGCGACTCCCGGTCCAGCGGTTCGCATTCCCATTCCCCCAGCTCGCATTACCGCTACCGCAGCTCCAACCTGGCCCAGCAGGCACCCGTGAGGCTGTCGAGCGTGTCCTCCCATGACTCAGGATTCATATCCCAGGACGCCTTCCAGTCCAAGTCACCGTCCCCCATGCCACCGGAAGCTGCCAACCAG ttgTCTAACGGGTTTTCTCACTATAGTTTATCAAGTGAGTCCCATGCGGGGCCCGTGGGTGCAGGCCCTTTCCCTtattgcctgcctgcctcccgcCTGCTCCCTCGGGTCACCTCTGTCCACCTTCCTGACTACGCTCATTATTACACCATTGGGCCCGGCATGTTCCCGTCATCTCAGATCCCTAGCTGGAAG GACTGGGCAAAGCCAGGACCCTACGACCAGCCACTGGTGAACACCCTCCAGCGCCGCAAAGAGAAACGTGAGCCAGACTCCAATGGGGGAGGGCCCCCTGCTACAGGAGGTCCGCCCGCAGCTGCTGAAGAGGGCCAGAGACCAAGAAGCATGACTATGTCAGCTGCCACCAGG CCTGGTGAGGAGATGGAGGCCTGTGAGGAACTGGCACTTGCCCTGTCACGGGGCCTCCAGCTGGACACGCAGAGGAGTAGCCGAGACTCACTGCAGTGCTCCAGCGGCTACAGCACTCAGACCACCACCCCGTGCTGTTCCGAGGACACCATCCCCTCCCAAGGTACGAGGCGCCCAGCTTGCTGTCCGGCTTTCCGGGCGGTTCCAG TTTCAGATTATGACTATTTCTCTGTAAGCGGTGACcaggaggcagagcagcaggAGTTTGACAAGTCCTCCACCATTCCAAGGAATAGTGACATCAGCCAGTCTTACAGGCGGATGTTCCAAGCCAAGCGTCCAGCCTCAACTGCTGGCCTTCCCACCACTCTCGGACCTGCCATGGTCACACCAGGGGTTGCGACCATTCGGCGGACCCCTTCCACCAAGCCTTCTGTCCGTCGGGGGACCATGGGAGCTGGTCCTATCCCCATCAAGACACCAGTGATCCCCGTCAAGACCCCAACTGTCCCAGACCTCCCGGGGGTTTTACCATCCCCTCCCGACGGGCCAGAGGAGCGGGGTGAGCACAGCCCTGAGTCCCCCTCTGTGGGGGAGGGACCCCAGGGTGTCCCCAACATACCCTCTTCCTTGTGGAGTGGCCAAGCCTCTGTCAACCCTCCACTTCCAGGCCCGAAGCCCTGTATACCCGAGGAGCACAGACAGGCGATTCCAGAGAGTGAGGCTGAAGACCAGGAAAGGGATCCCCCAAGTGCCACTGTCTCCCCAGGCCCGATTCCAGACAGTGACCCCGCAGACCTGAGCCCAAGAGAAAGTCCTCAGGGAGAAGACATGCTGAATGCCATCCGGAGGGGTGTGAAACTGAAGAAGACCACCACCAATGATCGCTCAGCCCCTCGCTTCTCTTAG
- the Ndufb9 gene encoding NADH dehydrogenase [ubiquinone] 1 beta subcomplex subunit 9, with protein MALCAPPAYLTHQQKVLRLYKRALRHLESWCVHRDKFRYFACLLRARFEEHKNEKDMMKATQLLRDAEEEFWQNQHPQPYIFPDSPGGTSYERYECYKIPEWCLDYWHPSEKAMYPDYFSKREQWKKLRMESWDREVKQLQEETPPNGPLTEALPPARKEGDLPPLWWHIVTRPRERPT; from the exons ATGGCGTTGTGCGCGCCCCCGGCCTACCTGACCCACCAGCAGAAGGTGCTGCGGCTGTATAAGCGCGCGCTGCGCCACCTCGAGTCGTGGTGTGTCCACAG GGACAAATTCCGGtactttgcttgtttgttgagaGCCCGGTTTGAAGAACATAAGAATGAGAAGGATATGATGAAGGCCACACAGCTGCTGAGGGATGCAGAAGAAGAATTCTGGCAAAATCAGCATCCTCAGCCATATATCTTCCCAGACTCTCCGGGGGGTACCTCCTATGAGAGATATGAATGCTACAAG ATTCCAGAATGGTGCTTAGATTACTGGCATCCTTCTGAGAAGGCAATGTATCCTGATTACTTTTCCAAGAGAGAGCAGTGGAAGAAACTGAGGATGGAAAGCTGGGATCGGGAG GTTAAGCAGCTGCAGGAGGAGACACCACCTAACGGTCCTCTGACTGAAGCTTTGCCTCCCGCCAGAAAGGAAGGTGACTTGCCCCCACTGTGGTGGCATATTGTGACCAGACCTCGGGAACGGCCTACGTAG